In Lactobacillus sp. PV012, one genomic interval encodes:
- a CDS encoding aldo/keto reductase, whose amino-acid sequence MEYFEVKGEKIPKLGFGTYDIAPADTKQAVKQALKLGYRLIDTAQYYRNEAQVGEAVRESDVKREDIFITTKAMTDGYEATKLGIEESLQKAGLSYFDLMIIHWPMEDSLGTYRAMAEAYHEGKLHHIGLSNFNINQTKEIMANSDVKPLLDQIETHLNLQQGKMHEFLTREGIIHESYSPLMEDAPAILKHPVLQKIGRKYGKTGVQVMLRFLTQEDIMVIPRSVNPKHMQENFEIFDFTLTPAEVAEIKELDKRQPIDGWPATMRVDE is encoded by the coding sequence ATGGAGTATTTTGAAGTTAAAGGTGAAAAAATACCAAAGTTAGGTTTTGGTACTTACGATATTGCGCCTGCAGATACTAAGCAAGCAGTTAAACAGGCTTTAAAGCTTGGTTACCGACTAATCGATACAGCGCAATACTACCGCAATGAAGCTCAGGTAGGAGAAGCAGTGCGTGAAAGCGATGTAAAACGTGAAGATATTTTTATTACCACTAAGGCAATGACAGATGGTTATGAAGCAACTAAGTTAGGAATTGAAGAGTCCCTACAAAAAGCAGGATTAAGCTATTTTGACTTAATGATTATTCACTGGCCGATGGAAGATTCACTTGGCACTTATCGCGCAATGGCTGAAGCCTATCATGAAGGGAAATTGCATCATATTGGTTTGTCTAATTTTAATATCAATCAGACAAAAGAAATAATGGCCAATAGTGACGTAAAACCATTACTTGATCAGATAGAGACTCACCTGAACTTGCAGCAGGGAAAGATGCATGAATTCTTAACTAGAGAGGGAATTATCCACGAATCTTATAGTCCTTTAATGGAAGATGCGCCTGCTATCTTAAAGCACCCAGTTTTGCAAAAAATTGGTAGAAAATATGGTAAAACTGGCGTCCAAGTTATGTTGCGCTTTTTGACTCAGGAAGATATTATGGTTATTCCCCGTTCTGTTAACCCTAAGCATATGCAAGAAAACTTTGAAATTTTTGATTTTACTTTGACACCAGCGGAAGTAGCTGAAATTAAAGAATTAGATAAGCGTCAGCCAATTGATGGCTGGCCAGCAACCATGAGAGTGGACGAATAA
- a CDS encoding KUP/HAK/KT family potassium transporter — translation MKEKTRNRATAAGLLIAIGIVYGDIGTSPLYVMKSIVEGNGGIGHVSRDFIIGSISLVLWTVTLLTTLQTVVIALKATNHGEGGLFALYTLVRKCAKWLVLPALIGGAAILADGTLTPAVTVTTAVEGLKGIEFGAGNVPVSTQGMVITITVIILLILFGIQRMGTSIIGKAFGPIMFIWFAFLGIMGFINMSADWSILQAINPYYAIKVLFSPYNKAGLAILGSIFLATTGAEALYSDVGHVGKANIIGSWPFVFVCLALNYFGQGVWILNNPNYHTTGDFNPFYEMIPSNLRLAAIVLATIAAVIASQALITGSFTLVAEATGLKFLPRMNIIYPSTEKGQIYIPAVNKMICVATIAIVLLFRTSAHMEAAYGLSITISMLATTILLYEWLVVKKVHPIWNWIFLIFFGFLDIMFMLSSLSKFTHGGYVSLIIAGVIGIVMYIWFYGNKIRDKREGRNAYVRLDEYIDMLTALSHDEDYPTYATNLVYMAKVKYNKFIKREILYSILDKRPKRASAYWFVTVNVTNEPFTAEYAVNTYETKNVINVQLFLGFKQQQRVNVYLRQIVHDLIADGTIEPQPQEYTTTPGRDVGDFSFVIVNDVISPQTQLRGYERWLVEARVGLQNMSSNPASWFGLDFADTVIERVPLILGNQHPVGIKRIPPKTFEKLKRKLRTEDKL, via the coding sequence ATGAAAGAAAAAACGCGCAATAGAGCAACAGCGGCCGGGCTGTTAATCGCTATTGGTATTGTGTATGGGGATATTGGTACAAGTCCTTTATACGTTATGAAATCAATCGTTGAAGGAAATGGTGGAATTGGCCATGTAAGCCGTGATTTCATCATTGGGTCAATTTCATTAGTACTTTGGACTGTTACTTTGCTAACTACTCTTCAAACTGTAGTAATTGCGCTTAAAGCTACTAACCATGGTGAAGGTGGACTTTTTGCGTTATATACTTTGGTTAGAAAGTGTGCTAAGTGGCTTGTCCTGCCGGCATTAATTGGTGGGGCCGCTATTTTAGCAGATGGGACTTTAACTCCTGCTGTTACTGTAACAACAGCTGTTGAAGGACTTAAAGGAATTGAGTTTGGAGCTGGCAATGTCCCTGTCTCCACGCAAGGAATGGTTATTACAATTACCGTCATCATCTTACTAATTCTTTTTGGGATTCAGCGGATGGGAACTAGCATCATTGGTAAAGCCTTTGGACCTATTATGTTCATTTGGTTTGCTTTCCTTGGAATTATGGGTTTTATCAACATGTCGGCTGACTGGTCAATTTTGCAAGCTATTAACCCTTATTATGCAATTAAAGTGCTCTTTAGTCCTTATAATAAGGCAGGTTTAGCTATTCTAGGATCAATTTTCCTAGCAACTACTGGTGCAGAAGCTCTTTATTCTGACGTTGGTCACGTAGGAAAAGCAAATATTATCGGCTCTTGGCCTTTCGTATTTGTTTGTCTTGCCCTTAACTACTTTGGTCAAGGGGTTTGGATTTTAAACAATCCAAATTACCACACCACTGGTGACTTTAACCCATTTTATGAAATGATTCCTTCTAACCTCCGTTTAGCTGCGATCGTTTTAGCTACTATTGCAGCAGTTATTGCTTCACAAGCTTTAATTACAGGATCATTTACTTTAGTTGCTGAAGCAACTGGATTAAAATTTTTACCAAGAATGAATATTATTTATCCTTCAACAGAAAAAGGACAAATTTATATTCCAGCTGTTAACAAAATGATCTGCGTAGCTACAATTGCAATTGTGTTACTCTTCCGCACTTCTGCTCACATGGAAGCAGCTTATGGACTTTCAATCACGATTTCAATGCTCGCTACAACAATCCTTCTCTACGAATGGCTCGTTGTTAAAAAAGTACATCCAATTTGGAATTGGATCTTCTTAATTTTCTTCGGCTTTTTAGACATCATGTTTATGCTTTCAAGTTTAAGCAAATTTACTCATGGTGGTTATGTATCATTAATTATTGCCGGAGTAATCGGAATCGTAATGTACATCTGGTTCTACGGTAATAAAATTCGTGATAAACGCGAAGGACGTAACGCTTATGTTCGTCTAGATGAATATATCGATATGTTAACTGCATTAAGCCACGATGAAGACTACCCAACTTATGCTACAAACTTGGTTTACATGGCTAAAGTTAAATATAATAAATTCATTAAACGTGAAATCTTATATTCAATTTTGGATAAACGTCCTAAACGTGCCAGTGCTTATTGGTTTGTAACAGTAAATGTCACTAACGAACCATTTACTGCTGAATACGCAGTTAATACTTATGAGACTAAAAATGTAATTAATGTACAACTATTCTTAGGGTTCAAGCAACAACAACGGGTTAATGTTTACCTACGTCAAATTGTCCATGACTTAATTGCCGATGGAACAATTGAACCACAACCACAAGAATACACTACTACTCCAGGGCGAGACGTTGGTGACTTTTCATTTGTTATTGTTAATGATGTGATCAGCCCACAAACGCAACTCCGTGGCTATGAAAGATGGCTTGTAGAAGCTCGTGTTGGTTTACAAAATATGTCTTCTAATCCAGCTTCTTGGTTTGGTTTAGACTTCGCAGACACTGTAATCGAACGCGTACCATTAATTTTAGGAAATCAACATCCCGTGGGAATTAAACGAATTCCACCTAAAACTTTTGAAAAATTAAAACGTAAATTACGCACAGAAGACAAGCTTTAA
- a CDS encoding S-ribosylhomocysteine lyase gives MAEVESFTLDHTKVKAPYVRLITVEKGSKGDEISNFDLRLVQPNENAIPTAGLHTIEHLLAGLLRDRLDGVIDCSPFGCRTGFHLITWGTPSTTEVAKALKSSLEEIANKIQWEDVQGTTIESCGNYRDHSLFSAKEWSKKILSEGISDKPFERHVVE, from the coding sequence ATGGCAGAAGTTGAAAGTTTTACATTAGATCACACAAAAGTTAAGGCACCTTACGTTAGATTAATTACTGTTGAAAAGGGCAGCAAAGGGGATGAAATTAGTAATTTTGATTTGCGTTTAGTACAACCTAATGAAAATGCCATTCCAACAGCTGGTCTTCATACAATTGAACACTTACTTGCAGGTTTATTAAGAGATCGTTTAGATGGTGTAATTGACTGCTCACCATTTGGTTGCCGCACAGGATTCCATTTGATTACTTGGGGAACCCCATCAACAACAGAAGTAGCTAAAGCACTTAAGTCTTCTCTAGAAGAAATTGCTAATAAGATCCAATGGGAAGATGTTCAAGGAACAACAATTGAAAGTTGTGGTAATTATCGGGATCATTCACTCTTTTCTGCAAAAGAATGGTCAAAAAAGATCCTTAGTGAGGGAATTTCAGATAAACCATTTGAACGCCATGTGGTTGAATAA
- a CDS encoding MetQ/NlpA family ABC transporter substrate-binding protein has product MQFRQKRIRRRIAWISCAILILIAGWFSFGPSPQAKQNKEVVIATVGESDADAKLWKSIAETAKEDYGITIKVKDVTDATALNKMVASGEVDMNAFQHYAYLKSWNKANHQDLVAIGKTYIAPLNLYSKKYQSLSEIPDGATIAIPNDASNESRALYVLKNAGLIKIKPHQSLATVADVTDNPKHLKLKEVSGDQSARILSSVAASVVTNTYAVPAKLEHNIIYHEKLDKDSAPWINILVTRKKDKNKKIYQEVVKAYQTQKTKQLTKKYYNGTQLPAWDTKLK; this is encoded by the coding sequence ATGCAGTTTAGACAAAAAAGAATCCGAAGACGCATTGCCTGGATTAGTTGTGCGATATTAATTTTGATAGCTGGCTGGTTTAGTTTTGGCCCTAGTCCTCAAGCAAAACAAAATAAAGAAGTTGTAATTGCAACCGTTGGGGAATCAGATGCAGATGCTAAATTGTGGAAGAGCATTGCAGAAACAGCGAAAGAAGATTATGGGATTACAATTAAAGTAAAAGATGTGACTGATGCGACCGCATTAAATAAGATGGTGGCTAGTGGAGAAGTGGATATGAATGCTTTTCAGCACTATGCTTATTTGAAGAGTTGGAATAAGGCTAATCACCAAGACTTAGTAGCAATTGGTAAAACTTATATTGCTCCCCTTAATTTATATTCGAAGAAATACCAGAGTTTGAGTGAAATCCCAGATGGTGCAACAATTGCAATTCCAAATGATGCATCAAATGAATCAAGAGCCTTGTATGTTTTGAAAAATGCAGGCTTGATTAAAATTAAACCTCATCAAAGCTTAGCTACTGTAGCGGATGTAACAGATAATCCTAAGCATTTAAAGCTAAAAGAAGTTTCTGGTGATCAAAGTGCCCGCATTCTTTCTAGTGTAGCTGCAAGTGTAGTTACCAATACTTATGCTGTACCAGCTAAATTAGAGCACAATATTATCTATCATGAAAAGTTGGATAAGGATTCTGCACCTTGGATTAATATTTTAGTCACGCGTAAGAAGGATAAGAATAAGAAAATATACCAAGAAGTTGTGAAGGCTTATCAGACTCAAAAGACCAAACAACTTACTAAAAAATATTACAATGGTACTCAGCTTCCCGCTTGGGATACTAAGCTAAAATAA
- a CDS encoding SLAP domain-containing protein: MKKNIKIASVTAAALLAVAPVVATGTANAAVTVNNTTATQPAPTQTAGTVTVNISLDATAGKTTVGEATKSAKVTVDGATVANSATVANSATGTGAYKVEIAKAGTTTALNDATKLEANQAYVVLVNGIKLKGLTTGNTYSIAGGTVAGKTTQTAEELNANNGVNFTSDSFYVFDKSLTGTPVVTNNDNKIVSSGSIALGNNTTVASLAKAITSAYKVQMPSSGEKVAKALDWSASAVENSVRSSLKNANVNVEKDGSFTAPATNFTVNLTGYASNGKTVSFPVTVTVANSTTTASDAPVFSTTNNDYKAVANSTNAWNLSLQLNSATNAQAIANAFTAKIDATSNLTTSVKVDSSNLNTAVAGKYTVVLSATNPSNNKTTKATVNVTVGDPGETKTVQAGSETAKVVTIDGNKVTETSTTLANDSKVATFGTVTVDGVSYTRLNSSSSNQFVATKYVDGSIKEEKKTEKTIMHKALIYDKDGKATKESIGAYNKVTVYGDIVTINGAKFYKLGENRFVKVGNIDGTMRTLKHNAYIYNNKLKRVQKNTVLKKGSEKRTYGSAFTIKGKKVYRIGENQYVKVANFK; encoded by the coding sequence ATGAAGAAAAATATTAAAATCGCTAGCGTTACTGCTGCTGCTTTATTAGCAGTTGCTCCAGTAGTTGCTACTGGTACTGCTAACGCTGCTGTTACTGTTAATAACACTACTGCTACTCAACCAGCACCTACTCAAACTGCAGGTACTGTTACTGTAAACATTTCATTAGATGCTACTGCAGGTAAGACTACTGTTGGAGAAGCTACCAAGAGTGCTAAAGTTACTGTTGATGGTGCAACTGTTGCTAATAGTGCAACTGTTGCTAATAGTGCAACTGGTACCGGTGCTTACAAGGTTGAAATTGCTAAAGCTGGTACTACTACTGCTTTAAATGATGCAACTAAGTTAGAAGCTAACCAAGCTTACGTTGTTTTAGTTAACGGTATCAAGCTTAAAGGTTTAACTACTGGTAACACTTACTCAATCGCAGGTGGTACTGTTGCAGGTAAGACTACTCAAACTGCAGAAGAATTAAACGCTAACAACGGTGTAAACTTTACTAGTGACTCTTTCTACGTATTTGACAAGAGTTTAACTGGTACTCCAGTTGTTACTAACAACGACAACAAGATTGTTTCAAGTGGTTCTATTGCTTTAGGTAATAACACTACTGTTGCAAGCTTAGCAAAGGCTATTACTTCTGCGTACAAAGTTCAAATGCCAAGTAGTGGTGAAAAAGTTGCAAAAGCTTTAGATTGGTCAGCATCAGCAGTTGAAAACTCTGTAAGATCAAGTTTAAAGAATGCTAACGTAAATGTTGAAAAGGATGGTAGCTTCACAGCACCAGCAACTAACTTTACTGTTAACTTAACTGGTTACGCTTCAAACGGTAAAACTGTTTCATTCCCTGTAACTGTAACTGTTGCTAACTCAACTACTACTGCAAGTGATGCACCAGTATTTAGTACTACTAACAATGATTACAAAGCAGTTGCAAACAGCACTAACGCTTGGAACTTAAGTCTTCAACTTAACTCTGCAACTAACGCACAAGCTATTGCAAATGCATTTACTGCAAAGATTGACGCAACTTCAAACCTTACTACTAGTGTAAAGGTTGATTCAAGCAACTTAAACACTGCTGTTGCAGGTAAGTACACTGTTGTTCTTTCAGCTACTAACCCATCAAACAACAAGACTACTAAGGCTACTGTAAACGTAACTGTTGGTGACCCAGGTGAAACTAAGACTGTTCAAGCTGGTTCAGAAACTGCTAAGGTAGTTACTATTGATGGTAACAAGGTTACTGAAACTTCTACAACTTTAGCAAACGATTCTAAAGTTGCAACTTTCGGTACTGTAACTGTTGATGGTGTATCATACACTCGTCTTAACAGCTCAAGCTCAAACCAATTCGTAGCAACTAAGTATGTTGATGGTTCAATCAAGGAAGAAAAGAAGACTGAAAAGACTATCATGCACAAGGCTCTTATCTACGATAAGGATGGTAAGGCTACTAAGGAAAGCATCGGTGCTTACAACAAGGTTACTGTTTACGGTGATATCGTAACTATTAACGGTGCTAAATTCTACAAGCTTGGCGAAAACCGTTTCGTTAAGGTTGGTAACATCGATGGTACTATGCGTACTTTGAAGCACAACGCTTACATCTACAACAACAAGCTTAAGCGTGTTCAAAAGAACACTGTTCTTAAGAAGGGTTCAGAAAAGAGAACTTACGGTAGTGCATTCACTATCAAGGGTAAGAAGGTTTACCGTATCGGTGAAAACCAATACGTTAAGGTTGCTAACTTCAAGTAA
- a CDS encoding glycoside hydrolase family 73 protein, with the protein MSKKTLTSIATAALITTAGITATHHVKALNSDNDNVVKAATNQQNQQFINKAASAAVESSSKYGTYTSVMMAQAAVESGWGQSSLSQSPNNNLFGIKGSYNGQSVTVKTGEYINGSYKTVNASFKKYPSYTESFNDNGSLIRKDMGSTYSGAWVENASTPEQATQQGLQGKYATAPNYASTLNSIIEANNFKQYDPVTTNVNEVKKVVKTTPITDAPVDSDVGKQIGTARVGQQMTISKYITYKNGVTHALTQLGWVNNSAFGASATVKTTTQATKTVVQKPKKKKSYTYIKTSEVVKITNAPTEGAPVLKSPNGKKNGKTLPLNSTWKVNGYAIVKGVRYNHIGSKQWLSSIYTNPAKEVSQAPKEKEESTVKKTTSKKTKVEKDYEKVEGSFIVTAKNIEVWSAPTGKKTGQLLPKESDWKITGKKEIKGKTWYRLGKTKWIQSTGIKVDNLKKVAVSQAPAKPKTKVEYPVYKSTGVVTINSKPNYGVPVYTKPGEDATKRILSNGTNWKFFKIAVIKGEKWYNLGGNQWVPEKYVLVR; encoded by the coding sequence TTGAGTAAGAAGACATTAACAAGCATTGCAACTGCAGCTTTAATTACAACTGCAGGTATAACTGCTACACACCATGTAAAAGCTTTAAACTCCGATAATGATAATGTGGTTAAGGCAGCTACAAATCAACAAAATCAACAGTTCATTAATAAAGCAGCATCAGCTGCGGTAGAATCATCATCTAAATATGGAACTTATACTTCTGTAATGATGGCTCAAGCTGCTGTTGAATCTGGGTGGGGACAATCCAGTTTATCTCAGAGTCCAAATAATAATTTATTTGGTATCAAGGGAAGTTACAATGGTCAATCTGTAACGGTTAAGACTGGAGAATACATTAATGGTAGTTATAAGACGGTTAATGCCTCCTTTAAGAAGTATCCTTCTTACACCGAATCTTTTAATGACAATGGTTCATTAATTCGTAAAGATATGGGTTCAACGTATTCTGGAGCATGGGTAGAAAATGCATCAACCCCTGAGCAAGCTACACAACAAGGCTTGCAAGGCAAGTATGCAACTGCACCTAACTATGCAAGTACTTTGAATTCAATCATTGAAGCTAATAACTTCAAACAATATGACCCGGTTACTACTAATGTCAACGAAGTTAAGAAAGTTGTCAAAACAACCCCAATTACTGATGCACCCGTTGATAGTGACGTTGGAAAGCAAATTGGTACAGCTCGTGTTGGACAACAAATGACAATTAGCAAGTACATTACTTATAAGAATGGTGTAACCCATGCTTTAACTCAACTAGGATGGGTTAATAATTCTGCTTTTGGTGCAAGTGCCACGGTAAAGACCACCACTCAAGCTACCAAAACAGTTGTACAAAAGCCAAAGAAAAAGAAAAGTTATACTTATATCAAGACTAGTGAAGTAGTTAAGATTACAAATGCCCCGACAGAAGGAGCACCTGTTTTGAAGAGTCCAAATGGTAAGAAAAACGGGAAAACTTTACCACTAAATAGTACTTGGAAAGTAAATGGCTATGCAATTGTTAAAGGTGTTCGTTACAATCATATTGGTTCTAAGCAATGGCTAAGTTCTATCTATACTAATCCTGCTAAAGAAGTAAGCCAGGCACCTAAAGAAAAGGAAGAAAGTACTGTAAAGAAAACGACTTCTAAGAAGACCAAAGTTGAAAAAGACTACGAAAAGGTTGAAGGAAGTTTCATTGTAACTGCAAAAAATATTGAAGTTTGGTCAGCTCCAACTGGTAAGAAAACAGGTCAATTACTACCAAAGGAAAGTGATTGGAAGATTACTGGTAAAAAAGAAATTAAGGGTAAGACTTGGTATCGTTTAGGTAAAACGAAATGGATTCAGTCTACTGGAATTAAAGTGGATAACTTGAAGAAAGTAGCTGTAAGTCAAGCACCTGCTAAACCTAAGACAAAAGTTGAATATCCTGTTTATAAGTCAACAGGGGTAGTAACAATTAATTCAAAACCAAATTACGGTGTTCCTGTTTACACTAAGCCTGGTGAAGATGCTACAAAACGCATTCTTTCTAACGGTACTAATTGGAAGTTTTTCAAGATAGCCGTCATTAAGGGCGAAAAGTGGTATAACTTAGGTGGAAACCAATGGGTACCTGAGAAGTATGTATTGGTTCGCTAA
- a CDS encoding SLAP domain-containing protein: protein MRSANKKFLSALACAGMMATTAVVGVGNIVTSKTTTVQAAKSSVSSRSYGVDVSSFQSTDLSKHANAGSQFAIVKVSEGTSYRNPNAAGQIASAKSTNMMPMAYHFATFGANSSAAVSEANWAVKSAQATGLPKGSYIACDWETGDGNVVTAGKDASANAIVAFMNKVKAAGYKPLLYSGAYLLKSNINTATVLNSYPNSLWVASYATMGRIDNPDFNYFPSMDGVAIWQFTDNWRGLYVDGNISLLPLSYNDASTQAPTQSKPATSSSASSKPATSSSSTKPASTTTTTNTVVTTPKTIMYKSVIYTEKGESTGKFYSAYTPIKVIGGVVNINNKAYYKIGDNQYVRVSNVDGVSKNLSHNAYVYNSKGHKTSAPTIKKGSALKVYGRSRVINGKSYYRVGKGQYVKVANFK, encoded by the coding sequence ATGCGTTCAGCAAATAAGAAATTTTTAAGTGCCTTAGCTTGTGCGGGTATGATGGCAACTACAGCAGTTGTTGGAGTAGGTAATATTGTTACTTCAAAAACTACAACTGTTCAAGCTGCAAAGTCTAGTGTAAGCAGTCGCTCTTACGGAGTGGATGTTTCTAGTTTTCAAAGTACCGACCTTTCAAAGCATGCAAATGCAGGTTCACAATTTGCAATTGTAAAAGTTAGTGAAGGTACATCATATCGTAATCCTAACGCTGCTGGTCAAATCGCTAGTGCGAAGTCAACTAATATGATGCCAATGGCATATCACTTTGCAACTTTTGGTGCTAACAGTAGTGCAGCAGTTTCGGAAGCAAATTGGGCTGTTAAATCTGCTCAAGCTACTGGATTACCTAAGGGTTCATACATTGCATGTGACTGGGAAACTGGTGATGGAAATGTAGTTACTGCAGGTAAAGATGCTAGTGCAAATGCAATTGTAGCTTTTATGAACAAAGTTAAAGCAGCAGGTTACAAGCCACTTTTATATTCAGGAGCTTACTTATTAAAGAGTAATATTAATACTGCAACGGTGTTAAATTCATATCCTAATTCTCTTTGGGTAGCTTCATATGCTACTATGGGTCGAATTGACAATCCTGATTTTAATTATTTCCCAAGCATGGATGGAGTAGCAATTTGGCAGTTTACTGATAACTGGCGTGGATTATACGTTGATGGTAACATTTCCTTATTACCACTTTCATATAATGATGCAAGCACCCAAGCACCTACTCAATCTAAACCAGCTACTAGTTCAAGTGCATCATCTAAGCCAGCTACTAGTTCAAGCTCTACTAAACCAGCATCTACTACTACCACTACTAATACAGTTGTAACTACTCCTAAGACTATCATGTATAAGAGTGTGATTTACACTGAAAAGGGTGAGTCAACAGGTAAGTTCTACTCTGCATATACTCCAATTAAGGTTATCGGTGGTGTGGTTAACATCAATAATAAAGCTTACTACAAGATTGGTGATAACCAATATGTACGTGTTTCAAATGTAGATGGTGTATCTAAGAACTTAAGTCATAATGCTTATGTTTATAATAGTAAAGGCCACAAGACAAGCGCACCAACCATTAAGAAGGGTAGTGCTTTGAAGGTCTATGGTAGATCTCGTGTTATTAATGGAAAATCTTACTACCGCGTAGGTAAGGGCCAATACGTTAAAGTTGCTAACTTTAAGTAA
- a CDS encoding PfkB family carbohydrate kinase — MIYTLTLDTTENVMGKGIDISLILKKLGIDSLATGIIQEKKAKIEKELANAEISSHFIDASTESPVTAKSQQALLDYLKGELKAGDIVVIAGKFAPGIAPTYLIDLATLATKKSAYLVIDSPYQEVRDVLPLHPLLLKPNETEIKAWFDQTDKLLTTKQLLDLAHDLVADGADHVLLSLGKEGAAIVNMTHAFMAHAPEVEEVDPVGAGETLLATFLAGMMKNYSPVRNLADSIAAATDTVQVKRLTNFETTPALQRQIISRKISFEDEQGR, encoded by the coding sequence ATGATTTATACTTTAACTTTGGATACTACTGAAAATGTAATGGGAAAGGGAATTGATATTTCTTTAATTTTAAAAAAATTAGGAATTGATTCTCTTGCAACTGGTATTATTCAAGAAAAGAAAGCCAAAATTGAGAAAGAATTAGCAAATGCAGAAATAAGTAGTCATTTTATTGATGCAAGTACAGAAAGTCCTGTTACTGCTAAAAGTCAGCAAGCTTTGTTAGATTACTTAAAGGGAGAATTAAAAGCAGGAGATATAGTAGTAATCGCTGGTAAATTCGCACCAGGAATTGCGCCAACTTATCTCATTGATTTGGCAACTTTAGCCACCAAAAAATCAGCATATCTAGTAATTGATAGTCCTTATCAAGAAGTTCGAGATGTTTTACCACTGCATCCCCTTTTACTTAAGCCAAATGAAACTGAAATCAAGGCTTGGTTTGATCAAACAGATAAATTATTGACTACTAAACAATTGTTAGATTTAGCTCATGATTTAGTAGCTGATGGTGCCGATCATGTTTTGCTTTCCTTAGGAAAAGAGGGAGCAGCTATTGTAAATATGACGCATGCATTTATGGCTCATGCACCTGAGGTTGAAGAAGTAGATCCTGTGGGTGCTGGTGAAACACTTTTAGCTACTTTTTTAGCAGGGATGATGAAGAACTACAGTCCTGTCCGTAATTTAGCTGATAGTATTGCAGCGGCAACAGATACAGTGCAGGTAAAGAGATTAACCAATTTTGAAACTACGCCAGCTTTACAACGTCAAATTATTTCTCGAAAAATAAGTTTTGAAGATGAACAAGGTAGATAA